The stretch of DNA TCAACGTCGCGCAGCCACAGTTCGGCGGGTTCAACCCCTCCACGGCGGCGACGTTCGGCTTCGCGATCCTCAGTGACATCGAGGCGTACTTCTTGATCAACGCCGCTCAGGGCGACACGCGCACCAACGTGCTCAACGCCCCGAAGGTGACGTTGTTCAACGGTCAGCAGGCCTTCGTGTCGGACACGTCGCAGTCGCCGTTCGTGATCAGCGTGATCCCGGTGGTCGGCGAGTTCGCCGCCGCCCAGCAGCCGGTGATCGTGGTGCTCAACGAAGGGACACTGATGTCGATCCAAGCGGTCGTCTCCGAAGACCGGCGTTACGTCCGGTTGACGGTCGTGCCGTTCTTTAGCGAGATCGGTGATGTCGACGTCTTCACGTTCGATGGCTCGACGACGACGAACGCGTCGGCGTCTAGCAACACGACGGACGGCGACGACGACGGCACCAACGAGTCGGCCAACCTGTCGGAGAACCGGCAGATCACGACGGCCGGCACCACGGTGCAGCTGCCAACGTTCCAGTTCGTGTCGGTGACGACCACCGTTAGCGTGCCCGACGGCGGCACGGTGCTGTTGGGTGGAATTAAACGGCTGAGCGAAGGGCGCCGTGAGTTCGGCGTGCCGTTGCTGTCGAAGGTTCCCTACATCAACCGCCTGTTCCGCAACGTCGGCATCGGCCGCGAGACGGACAGCCTGATGATGATGGTCACGCCGCGGATCATCATCCAGGAAGAGGAAGAGCAGAAGCTCGGCCTCGCGGGGAATTAGTTAGTGGGCAGGGGGCGGTCGGCAGTGGGCAGTTGTGAGGGCCTGACGCCGCGAGCCTGACGCCAGTGCGAAACGACAATTTGGGGCCGTCGGTGAGCGATCACCGGCGGCCCTTTTTTATTGCTTGCGACGAAAAGCCGCCCCTTTGCGCCTCGGCGGCTTTGCGTGAGGCTACGCTGGTTGACTCACGCAAAGGCGCCGAGGCGCAAAGGAAACCGAAGGATGTCGAAGTTGTTGGCGGCGGCGGGACTGCTGGGGGCGACGGCCGTAGGGCTGGGCGCTTACGCGGCGCATGGGCTCGATGACGCGCTCGCGGGCTTCGGCTATGCGGGCGATGAGCTAACGCACCGCGTCGATAACTTCGTGACGGCTTCGCGCTACCAATTGACGACCGCCGCGGCCGTGCTGGCGATCGCGCTGGCCGGCGCCGGGCGGCCGCTGCTGGCGAAGGCGGCCTGGCTGCTGGTGGCGGGGGTCGTCGTTTTCTCGGGGCTGCTCTACGTGCTGGCGTTCGTTGGCGACGGCATGCGCTGGCTCGGCGCGATCGTCCTGCTCGGCGGCTTAGCGATGATCGTCGGCTGGCTGCTGGCGGGGTTCGCCGCATTCACGCCCAGCAAACCTTCGGGATCAACCGAGTCCCGCGACCTCGCCGCCGAGTTGAATCGCTTGCAAGAAGTCATCAGCCATCAGCAGCAACTGGTGAATGACCTCAACGAAGCCGTCACCGCGGCGCGCGATGAGGTCGATGCAACGGCGCGGCGTCAGCACGGCGTCGAGCTGACGGTCCGTCGCTTGGTGGACCTGCAAACAGCGGCCGAGGACTTGCCCGACGAGAAGCCGCCGCATTATTGAAAGCGGTGGGTTACAACCGACCCTATGAACTGCCGGCGCCGCGATCGACCGAATACTTGTAGGGTGGGTCATGACCCACCGTTTACCGGGATATGTCGAGCGGTGGGTTGTTACCCACCCTACGGAGCTGCGTTAGCCCAAGCTTTCAAATCGACTTCTTCCAGTGGTGAATCGTCGCGCGCGAAGAACAGCACGTGTTGCCAGGGTAGCTCGTCGAACTGGCCGACGAGCTTGTAGCCGTTGGCCTCGAACTCTTTGAGGCACTGCGCCTGTGTCATCTTGTGCAGCGGCTTGATGGGGACGGCGGGGTCTTCGGCGCGGAACTCGACTAGCGCGACGCGTCCCTCGGGCCGGAGGCTCTCACGCATCTTGGCGAGCATCTCTGCGGGGTGAGAGAACTCGTGGTACACGTCCACGAGCAGCACGAGGTCCACCTCTCCCACTGGCAGACGCGGGTCGTTGACCTTCCCCTTGATGGTCTTGATGTTGGGGACGCTCCGCGCCTCGGCCCGCTCCTTGAGCATCTGCAGCATCTCGCGCTGGATATCGACCGCAAGGATTTTCCCTTTCGGGCCGACCTGCTCCGCCAGCGCCAGCGAGTAGAAGCCGTTGCCGCAACCGAGGTCGCAGACGGTTTGGCCGGGCCGGATGTCGAGGGCGGCGAGCAGCTTGGCGGGCTCTTCCTCACGCTCGCGCGACTCACGCACTAGCCACGGCGCGCCGAGGTAGTGCATCGTCTGCGCGATCGGCCTGCCGAGGTACTCGTCGCGGCCACGCTCGGGCCGCTGGGCTTCGGCGTTGCTAAAGAGGATGGAACCACAAAGGAACAAAGGAACGAAGTATCGGCTCGCCTTCATGCCCCTTGTTCCTTCGTTCCTTTGCGGTTCATTCTTCATAGTCACTACTTTACCACACCGCTCAAGTTGGCGAGGGCGGGCGAGCAGGGCATAATCGGGCGAATCTTTGGGACCTCTCCTCGCCTGGACGCCGCCATGATTCGCTTGCTGAGTTTGCTATTGGTCGCTGGCTTTGCCGTTCGTTCCGTAGCGGCGGACGAGGTCGTCGAGTGGGTCGATGCTCAGACGCCCTCGCTGGTGGAGTTCTACAAGGAGTTGCACGCGGCGCCGGAGCTGTCGCTCGAAGAGCACAAGACGGCCGCTAAGATCGCCGACGCCTGGGAAGCGGCCGGGTACACGGTCACGCGCGGCGTTGGCGGGACGGGCGTCGTCGCGGTGCTCGAGAACGGCGACGGGCCGACCGTGATGCTCCGCACCGACCTCGACGGTCTGCCGGTCGTTGAGCAGACGGGGCTCGACTACGCCTCGACGGTCCGCACGACCGACAAGCGAGGCGCCGTGGTGGGCGTCATGCACGCCTGTGGGCACGACGTCCATATGACCAACTTGGTGGGCGTGTCGCGTTGCCTCACCGAAAACAAGAACTTATGGAAGGGAACGCTCGTCTGTATCGCCCAGCCCGCCGAGGAGCTCGGCGCGGGCGCGGAGGCGATGCTCGCCGACGGCCTGTTCGCACGCTTCCCGCGGCCTGATTACGCCATCGCGTTGCACGCCGCGAACGACCTGGAGGCCGGCAAGGTGAGCACGTGCCCGGGCTTCTTCGGCGCCAACGTCGATTCGGTCGACATCACCGTCCGCGGCAAAGGGGGACACGGCGCGGCGCCGCACACGGCGATCGACCCCGTGGTGATCGCGGCGAGGCTGGTGCTCGACTTGCAGACGATCGTGTCGCGCGAGTTGAAGCCGACCGAGCCGGCGGTCATCACGGTCGGCTCGATCCACGGCGGCACAAAGCACAACGTCATCGGCGACGACGTGAAGCTACAGCTCACAGTGCGCACCTACTCCGCCGACATCCGCAAGCAGATCGCCGAGGCGATCGAGCGCAAGGCGAAGGCCGCCGCCGCGAGCGCCGATGCGCCCGACCCGGAGATTGTCTACAGCGAGGGGACGCCGTCACTGTACAACGACCCGGACCTGACGACGCGCGTCGATGGCGTGCTCCGCAAGACGCTCGGCGACGGCTCGGTCAACAAGGCCGAGCCGATGATGGGCGCCGAGGACTTCAGCCGCTACGGCAAGGCGGGCGTGCCGATCTGCATGTTCCGCCTGGGGACGATCAGCAAAGAACGCCTCGACGCCTGGAAGGCGGCCGGCGAGACGCCGCCGTCGATGCACTCGTCCCTCTACTGGCCGAACCCCGAGCCGACGCTGCGCACGGGGGTACAAGCGATGACGGCGATCGTGCTGGACTTGATGCCGCGGTAGTGTCTTAACTTGGAAGTACGCGGCAATTGTTAACCACGGAGGCACAGACGGCGCCGAGGGACGGCGCCGAGGAACTTTTCTCTGTGCGTCCTCTGTTTTCTCAGTGCCTCAGTGGTTAATTTTTTCTAGAACGACCTTCTATTCCATGACTTTGGCGATGCGTACGGCGCGGCTCTTGGGCTGTATGTCGCGGCCGCGGCGGCGGGCGTAGACCTCGGTCGCTTCGGCGCCGAAGAGCAGGATCATCGCTGAGTAATAGACCCAAGCGAACACGGCGGCCAGCGACGCCGCGGCGCCGCCGAGCTGGGCGCCCGGCGGGCTGAGGACGAAGAATTGCTGGATGGCGATGCGGCCGACCAGGAACAGTGCGGTCGTGATCAGCGCGCCGATGAACGTGTCACGCCAAGTGACGTGGGCGTCGGGGAGCACCTTGAAGACCACGGCGAAGACGATGAAGGCCACGAGGGACTGCACCGCGTAGTTGATCCAGGCCGCTGGGAGGGGATCGACGCCGGCCAGCTCGTTCAGTTGGTCGCCGAGGTACGCGATGGCGCCGGAAACCGTCATCGAGACCAGCAGCAAGACGCCCAGCCCCAGCACCAAGGCGAACGAGACGGCCCGCTTCCGCACCAAGTAACGGACTTGCGACCGATCGGGGTCGGGCCTGACCGCCCAAACCACGTTGAGCGCCGTCTGCAAAGCGCCCATCAGACCGGTGACGGCGAGCAGCACGCCGGCGACGCTGAGCGTCACTTTCCACCAGGCGCCCTCCGTTTGGCGGCTGCGCTGGATCATCGCGGCGATGCTATCGACAGCCGCTTCGTCGCCGATGAGCTGGGTCGCCTGCTCTTCGAGGACTTCGCCGGCTTTCTCTTCGGCGACCTGCGAGTCGTAGGCGAGCGACAGTCCGGCCGTCACCACCATCATCAGCAGGTAGAGCAGCGGCGGCAGCGCGAAGACCGTGTAGTACGAAATCGCCGCGGCCAGCGTCGTGCACTGGTCCGCGGCGAATTCGGTGAAGACCTGCCGGAAGTAGCTCATGACAATAGCTGGGCGGTTGAGGCTCCGTGGGCGGAGCGCCATTCTACCCAACAACCGCCGGCCCGACTCCGCGCAACGCTCTACTTCTCGCCGAGCAAGCGGGCGATCGGCTCTTCGATGGCGTCAGCCCACAGCTTGTAGCCGTGCTCGTTCGGGTGGAGCAGGTCGGGCATGACGCTCTTGGGGAGCGTGCCGTCGTCGTCGAGGAAGACGTCGTTGATGTCGAGGAACTCGACGTTGTCACGCTCGCCAAGCCCCGCGATCCGCTCGTTGACGTCGTCGTTGATCTGGCGGAGTTCGTCGTCGGGCTTCTCGCCGCGGGCGAAGACCGCCAGCAGCAGCACCTTACTCTCGGGCGCCAGTTCGAGCAGGCGATCGACGACCATCTCAACGCCCTTGGCGGTGGCGCCGGGGTCGCCCTTGCGATGGCCCGTGTTGTTGGTGCCGATCATCACGACGAACAACTCGGGCTCGAGACCGGCGATCTCGTTGTTGTCTTTCCCGGCCTCGCCCATGCCGAGCCGCCAGAGGACATGCTCGGTGCGGTCACCGCTGAAGCCGATGTTGAAGGCGCCGCGCGGGGCGTACCGCTCTTCCCAGAGCTGCTTGCCGCCATTCTCCCAGCCGTGGGTGATCGAGTCGCCGACGAAGACCAGCCGGACTTCCTTATCGGAATCGAGCAGCCGCTTCTTAGCGTCGAGCTTCTCGTCGTGCCGGTTACGCCACCAACGGTCGCGGAGGCGATGGTCCGGTGTTGTGGCGAGCTTCATGCCCTCGGTAGGCGTATCTTTGGCGAAACCTACCGAAGCCGATCCTAGAACCATCGCAACGCAGAAAGCGATCTTGAGCATGACAATCGTGTTGGTAATCGAAGGAGGAGGATAGGGAATCGACAAGTTGAAGAGCAATGATAACCAGAACCGCGTCGATCCGGTTAATCCTGTCTAAATCCTAACGTCCCTTCATCCGCGGGTCGAAGGCGTCGCGGAGGCCGTCGCCGAGAAAGTTGAGCGCGAACAGCGTGGCGCCAATGGCGACGCTCGGAAAGACGATCAGCCACCAGTAGATCTTTACAGGCGTGATGACCTGGATACCCTCGTTCGCCAAGAGGCCCCAGGAGACATCGGGCGGCTCGACGCCCAGGCCGAGGAACGACAGGAAGGCTTCGAAGAGGATCACACGTGGGATGGTGAGCGTCAGGTACACCAGCACGATGCTGAGCAGGTTCGGCACGAGGTGGCGGAAGACGATCGCTGTCTGCGACACGCCCAGCGAGCGGGCCGCCTCGACGTACTGCTCGTTGCGGAGCGAGACGACTTGGCCGCGGACGACGCGGGCCATCGTCAGCCAATAAATGGCGCCGACGACGAAGTAGAAGATCGTGATCCGGTCGATCCCGTACCCGGCGAGGCGCTCTTTGACCGACTCTTCGCTGAGGATCGAGATGATGAAGATCACCAGGAAGACGAACGGGATGCTGTAGAGCACATCCACGATGCGCATCATCAGGTCATCGACCCAGCCGCCAGCGTAACCCGAGACGGCGCCGTAGGTGACGCCGATCACCAGCGACACCAGCGTCGCCACGAAGCCGACGATCAGCGACACCCGCGCGCCCCAGAAGATGCGGCTCAACAGATCGCGGCCGAGCTTGTCACGGCCGCAAACGCTGTTGAGCTCCCACTCGCCAAAGATCGCGTAACGGGCGCAGACCATCAGACGGGCGAGCGGACCGAGCTTCGGGAAGCCGGCGCTGGCGTAGGGCCGCTGCACCTGCGAATCCACCGCCGCGCGGGCGAGCAGCACTTGGCGGGCCTTCTCCTCCACTTCGTCGTCGGTCGCGTCGGTCGAACGGCGAGTCGCCGAGTACTCGCCGAGGGCTTCTCTGAGCTTGGACTTCGCTTCGGCGATCGGTTCCGCAAGCGTTTCAATCTGCGCCGCATCGAACTTAAACGCCTCCACCAGCGGTGGCCACACCACCGGCCCCGTGAGCATTAGCGGCGTCTCATCCCGGTCGGGCGGCGCCAGCGGCAAGAGCGGCGTAAAGAACGCGAGCAGCACCACCGCCACGAGCGTCCCCAGCGACGCCATCGCCGCCCAGCTCTTCTTCAGCCGACGCCAAGCGTCCTGGGTGAGGGAGACGCCGGTTTCCGTTGGTTGGGTGGGCGTGGGGGTCATGGGGCCTCCTCAGCGAAGTGGGAAGTTGGAAGTGCGAAGTGGGAATAGGCCCACGCTGAACGCGCCAGCGCTTCCTTCCCACTTCCGACTTCCCACTTCCTACTTCCGATCATTTCCACTCCACCCGCGGATCGAGCACGCCGTACAGCAAGTCGACGATCAGGTTCATCACGTACAGCAGCGTCGTATAGAGCAGCACGAGGCCCATCGCGATCGGATAGTCCTTGTCGATCGCCGCCTGGACGAAGTGCCAGCCGAGGCCGGGGATGGCGAAGATCTGCTCGATCACCGGCGAGCCCGTCAGAATGCCTGCCACCGCGGGGCCGAGGAATGACACCACCGGCAGCAGCGCCGTCGGCAGCGCGTGCTTGGCGACGACCACAAATGGCGAGAGCCCTTTCGCCCGCGCGGTGCGGATGTGGTCTTGGCCGAGCACGTCGAGCATGCCGGTCCGCGCGATGCGGGCGACGTACGCGGCGTACGGCGCGCCGAGGCACAGGGCCGGCAGCACCAATTGGTCGAGCGACCCCCATCCCGCCGCCGGGAGCCACTGCAAGATGAACACGAACAGGATGATCGCAAAACCGGCGACGACGAAGTTCGGTAGCGCGATGCCGACAGTCGCGATCGACATCAACGCGAAGTCGGCGAAAGTCCCGCGGAAGACGGCCGAGACCACGCCCGCGACCAACCCGATGCTGAACGCAAACGCCAACGCCAACAGCCCCAGCGCCGCCGACACCGGCAGGGCCTCACTCACCAGGCGGTTGGTTGTGTAGTCCTTCTTCATCGAGACGCCGAGGTCGCCCGACAGGGTCTCGCCGAGGTTGTAGACGTACTGCTCGGTAAGCGGCAGGTCGAGGCGGTACTTCTTCTTGATGTTCGCTTCGATCTCTGGCTCGAGCGCTCGCTCGGAGTCGTAGGGCCCGCCGGGCACCGATCGCATCAGAAAGAACGAGACCGTGAACACCACCCAGAGGGTGATAAGCATCCAGCCGAAGCGGCGCAGCAGGAACGTGGTCACGGCGTCGCGGCCTCCGTGCGGCGGGGCTTCATCGTGATCTCACGCACGGGCTTGGAAGCCATGAAGTCGTTCGGCCCCGAGGCGTCGCGGCGGATCGACAGCGTCCACAGCGGGTGGCGGTCTTCGAGGTTGTTGTACCAACCGTAGACGTACGGCTTGAGCATGCTCCGCGACACGTAGTAGTAGATCGGCATGACGGGGCCCTCCCGCATCAGGATGCGTTCGGCGTCGGCGAGCATCTCGAGACGCTTGTCGGCGTCGGGCTCGGCCTTGGCGTCCTGGATCAGTTTGTCGAACTCGGCGTTGCTCCAGCCGGTCGAGTTGTTCTCCCCGCCGGTGACCCACAGGTCGAGCATCGAGTTGGGGTCGAGGTAGTCGCCGATCCACGCCCGCCGGACGACGTCATACTTCTGCTGCCGTTGGCTCGAGAGATAGCTCCCCCACTCTTCGTTGCGAGTGGCGACATCGATCCCCAGGTTGCGGCGCCACTGCTTGCGGATCAGCTCGGCGATCGTCTGGTGCTGCTGCTCGTAGTTGTAGAGGATCTCGATCTTGGGGAACCCGGTTCCGTCGGGGTAGCCGGCTTCGGCGAGCAATTCCTTCGCTCTTGTGATGTTCATCGGCTCGCACTCGGGCGCCTTGTATTCCGGCAGCCCCGGGGGCGTCATCGATAGCGCCGGCAATTCGCCCGCACAAGCGGTGGTGACGATCTCTTCGCGGTCGATCGCCAGCATCAACGCCTGGCGGACCCGGACATCGTCGAACGGCTTGCGCGACGTGTTGAACGTGTAGAAGTAGGTGCCGAACTGCGCGTCGGGGTTGAAATCGGGACGCGGTGGATCGGCCTCGAACAGCTCACGGGCGATCAGCGGCGTCACCTTGGTGATCCAATCGACCTTGCCGGTCTCGTAGAGATTGAACGATGTCGTGAGCGCCTGCACCGCTAGGGCGTCGATTGTTTCCAAGGCGACGTTGTCGCGGTTCCAGTAGTGCTCGTTCTTCCGCAGTCGGATGCGGTCGCGGATGCGGTGGAACTCGAGCTTGAACGGGCCGTTGGTGACGATGTTCTCGACCTCGGTCCATTGGCCCGGGCCGTGCGTCTCGACACACTTCTGGTTGACCGGCGCCAGCGGGTAGAAGCCCAGCAGGTTGAGCCAGTAGGGTGTCGGCGACTCCAGCACCGTCTCGACCGTGTAGTCGTCGATCGCGCGGAAGCCAACCTCGCTGAAGTCGAGCAGCACCTGCCGGCACGGCTCGGCGCCCTCCGGCGCGGTGGTGGGGACGTTGTCGCCTACGCGGAACAACCGCTCCTCGCCATCGATCGAAACGACGAACGTGCGGTGATCGACAAACTTCATCGGATCGTCGAGCATCTCTTGATCGACGCCCTCATCCGTCTCGATACGCACCAGCTCGCCGCGGAGCACCGCGCCACGGGCGAACGGCAGGGCGCCGTCCGGTCGCTCGACCAGTTCTACTTCGACCTTGTCGCCGGGCTCGACGCCGCGGGCCGCGCGGCTGTAGCGGCGGCCGTTCTTCAGGTACCAAGCTTGGTAGGCGTATTCCGCGAACGTCTGCGGGTCGAGGAACCGCCGCATGCTGTAGACCATGTCATGAGCGTTCAGCGGCGATCCGTCGCTCCACTTCGCGTCGTGGCGGAGGTGGAACGTGTAGGTGCGGCCGTCCTCGGAGATGTCCCAGCTCTCGGCGACGCCGGGGATCGGCTCGCGGTCCTTCGGGCCGAGACGCACGAGCCCTTCGTAGAGCTCGTCGATGATCCGTCCCTCGGGCTGCCCCGTGACGACGGCCGGGTCGAGCGACTCGACCTCGGTGTCGTTGTTGAACGTGAAGTCCGCCGGCGGGAGCTGGCCCTCTTTCACCACAGCGATAATGCCGCCGACGAGCAGCACGAAGATCGCGATGGCAAGGGCGAGGCGTGGGGGCATGGACTTAAGCTTAGGAAGCTAACGGCGGAGACGCCAGACACTGGGGAGTGACGAAACTCGAATGACGAATGACGAAGCACGAATGACGAACCTGTCGGAGGGCGCTAGCAGCCACCGGCAGGTTCGTCATTCGTCATTCGGATTTCGTCATTCTCACGACTCCCCTTGGCGCTCCTGGCGTCTTGGCGGTTCTCTGTACGTCTATGGAGCACACCCGCCACCGCCCGCCGCGCGAACTGACCCAGCCCCGTGAGCTGGTGGTCGTGTGCGCGCCGTTGCGCAGCAATGTCAATCTGTCGCGCATCGCCCGCGCGGCTGGGTGCTGTGGCGTGACGCGGATCATCGCCACGGGCCGGCCGATGAAGCTCGACCCCGAGGTCGCCCGCGACGCGGCCGACACGATCACGCTCGAGAACCGCCGCTCGCTCGAGCCGGTGCTCAAGGAGCTACGCAAAGAGGGTTATCGCCTCGTGGGCCTCGAACAGACGACCAACTCGCACGACATCCACCACTACAACTTCCCAAGGCGGACAGCCTTGGTGATCGGCAACGAGCGCACCGGCCTCACCGACGAAGAGCTGGCCCTGCTCGACGAGGCGATCGAGATCCCCGTCTGGGGCCTGCCGCACAGCTACAACGCCGCCACGGCGACGTGCATGGCGCTGTACGAGTACTGCCGGCAGTGGCCTGAGGGGTGACAGAGTTGAACCACGAAGGAACGAAGGAACAAAGGAATGAGACGAAATAAGAGAGCCCGCGAATGACGCGAATAAGCACGAATGAAGAGTAGATCATTCGCCTTTATTCGCGTCATTCGCGGGCGCTTACCTCTTTCATTGTTCCTTAGTTCCTTCGCGGTTCCATTCCTTCAATCTGACCGCTAGCAACGGGTCCGGCGATCACGTCAACGAACTGGGCGAGGGGATTGCCCGTTGCCGATAGTTCGACCGGCGCGTAGCGGCAGGACGAGCCGACGTAGCGGTCTTCGCCGACTCGGCCCTCGACCAGGACTCGCAGTGGCATGCCGGTTAGTGAGCGGTAGTAGTCGTCTCGCAGCTCCGCTTCCAATTCGGCTAGTCGCTGCATCCGTTCTTGTTTGACGTGCTTCTCGATTTGATGGGGCATGTCCCATGCCGGGGTGCCACGGCGGCGGCTGAAGGGGAAGGCGTGGATCTTTGAAAAACCCGCTTCGCGGCAGGCGGCGAGGGTTTCTTCGAACTCCGCGTCGGTCTCGCCGGGGAAGCCGACGATCACGTCGGTTGTGATGGCGGGGCGGTCGAGGCGCTCGCGCAGCAAATGGCAGCGGTCGAGAAACCGCCGGCTGCCCCAACGCCGCCGCATCCGCCGCAAGACGCCGTCGGAGCCTGATTGCATCGAGAGGTGCAAATGCGGGCAGACCTTCTGCGGGTTCTCCGCCATCACGTCGATGAGTTCGTGCGTAACTTCGGTGGCTTCGATACTAGAGAGACGCAGCCTGAAGTCGCCGGGGATTTCTGCTAACCGCCGAAGGAGGTCCGACAGTCGGACCCACGCCGACTTGTCGCGAAGGTTCTCACGATTGAAATCGACGCCGTAGTGGCCGAGATGGATCCCTGTCAGCACGATCTCACGCCGGCCGTGGGCGACAAGGTTCTCGACTTCGTTGACGATTTCCTCGAGCGGCCGGCTGGCGAGGTTCGGCCTCACCGAAGGGATGATGCAGAAGCTGCACCGCAGCAGGCAGCCGTCTTGCACCTTTACATAAGCGCGCTTGCGGGTGCCGATGCCGGTGACGCCGGTCGGGATGTCGGTGACGCCGAAGCGGCCCAAGAGGTCGGGGAGCTCACGCTTGTCGGTGAGCACCTCGGTGACGCCCGGCAGCGCCTTCACTTCCTCGGGCGCCCGCGTCGCGTAGCAGCCCATGACGACAAGCTTCGCCGACGGGTTCTCCCGCGCCAGTCGCCGAATCACCTGCCGGCTCTTCGAGTCCCCCTCGGCGGTGACGGTGCACGTGTTGACGACGCACAAGTCCGCCGCCTCGCCCTCCGCCGTGTCTTGCCAGCCGATCGACGCGAGCCCTTCGCGGAGGTACTCGGTCTCGTACTGGTTGACTTTGCAACCGAGGGTGTGGGTCTTGAGCTTCAAAATTGCGGACTGGGGATTGCGGGATGCAGATTACTAGCAGGACGGGCTCGACGCGAAGGAATTCGCGATACGAAATCCCCAATCCGCAATCAACCTACTCAGTTTCTTCGATCGACGCTGACATCGACCCCTGGCTCGATGCGATCGACTCGTCCTTGCCGTAGGCGTGGATTTGGTCGCGTTTTAGTTCGGCATGCTCTTTGGTGGTGGTGAGGACGACGACCTTGCCCTCGCTGTCGACGGTCTGGGCGAGCTTGAAGCCAGTGGTCTCGGAATGGCCGAACAGCTCTTTGAGCATTCGGATGACGTATTCGTACGAATGGTCTTCGTCGTTCCAGAGGATGACGTGGTAGCGGGGGATCTTGTACTTCTTCTTTTCCTTCTGCGGCGGCCGCTCGGGGCGCACAACGGTCGCAGTCCCGTCGCCGGGGTCGTCTTCGAAGGAGGGCTCATCCATGGGCGGGTCGGTGGTTAGACGGGGGGTTGAGAAGTATATTCGCCGGCATGGCGGCTGGCCAACGAGGGTCCAGCCGCCGCGACGACACCGCCCCATCGAGACGCCCCCACGCTCGCCATGAGCCAAACCGACACTTCTGCCGTCCCCTCCGAGTCGGCCCAACACGAAGCGGCCCTGTTCGAGCTGCTGCGGATCCCCAGCGTCAGCGCCGATTCGCGGCACAAGCCCGATGTCGCCCGGGCCGCCGACTGGGTCGAAGCCCGGCTGCGTGGCATGGGGCTGGCCGTCGAGAGGCTTGCGACCCCCGGGGCGCCGATCTTATTCGCTCAGTCGCCGCCTGTGCCAGGCAAGCCCGTAGCGCTCATCTACGGGCACTACGACGTGCAGCCGCCCGACCCGCTCGACGAGTGGCAGTCGCCGCC from Botrimarina mediterranea encodes:
- a CDS encoding SlyX family protein — protein: MSKLLAAAGLLGATAVGLGAYAAHGLDDALAGFGYAGDELTHRVDNFVTASRYQLTTAAAVLAIALAGAGRPLLAKAAWLLVAGVVVFSGLLYVLAFVGDGMRWLGAIVLLGGLAMIVGWLLAGFAAFTPSKPSGSTESRDLAAELNRLQEVISHQQQLVNDLNEAVTAARDEVDATARRQHGVELTVRRLVDLQTAAEDLPDEKPPHY
- a CDS encoding GDSL-type esterase/lipase family protein, yielding MLKIAFCVAMVLGSASVGFAKDTPTEGMKLATTPDHRLRDRWWRNRHDEKLDAKKRLLDSDKEVRLVFVGDSITHGWENGGKQLWEERYAPRGAFNIGFSGDRTEHVLWRLGMGEAGKDNNEIAGLEPELFVVMIGTNNTGHRKGDPGATAKGVEMVVDRLLELAPESKVLLLAVFARGEKPDDELRQINDDVNERIAGLGERDNVEFLDINDVFLDDDGTLPKSVMPDLLHPNEHGYKLWADAIEEPIARLLGEK
- a CDS encoding YihY/virulence factor BrkB family protein encodes the protein MSYFRQVFTEFAADQCTTLAAAISYYTVFALPPLLYLLMMVVTAGLSLAYDSQVAEEKAGEVLEEQATQLIGDEAAVDSIAAMIQRSRQTEGAWWKVTLSVAGVLLAVTGLMGALQTALNVVWAVRPDPDRSQVRYLVRKRAVSFALVLGLGVLLLVSMTVSGAIAYLGDQLNELAGVDPLPAAWINYAVQSLVAFIVFAVVFKVLPDAHVTWRDTFIGALITTALFLVGRIAIQQFFVLSPPGAQLGGAAASLAAVFAWVYYSAMILLFGAEATEVYARRRGRDIQPKSRAVRIAKVME
- a CDS encoding amidohydrolase, encoding MIRLLSLLLVAGFAVRSVAADEVVEWVDAQTPSLVEFYKELHAAPELSLEEHKTAAKIADAWEAAGYTVTRGVGGTGVVAVLENGDGPTVMLRTDLDGLPVVEQTGLDYASTVRTTDKRGAVVGVMHACGHDVHMTNLVGVSRCLTENKNLWKGTLVCIAQPAEELGAGAEAMLADGLFARFPRPDYAIALHAANDLEAGKVSTCPGFFGANVDSVDITVRGKGGHGAAPHTAIDPVVIAARLVLDLQTIVSRELKPTEPAVITVGSIHGGTKHNVIGDDVKLQLTVRTYSADIRKQIAEAIERKAKAAAASADAPDPEIVYSEGTPSLYNDPDLTTRVDGVLRKTLGDGSVNKAEPMMGAEDFSRYGKAGVPICMFRLGTISKERLDAWKAAGETPPSMHSSLYWPNPEPTLRTGVQAMTAIVLDLMPR
- a CDS encoding class I SAM-dependent methyltransferase, encoding MKASRYFVPLFLCGSILFSNAEAQRPERGRDEYLGRPIAQTMHYLGAPWLVRESREREEEPAKLLAALDIRPGQTVCDLGCGNGFYSLALAEQVGPKGKILAVDIQREMLQMLKERAEARSVPNIKTIKGKVNDPRLPVGEVDLVLLVDVYHEFSHPAEMLAKMRESLRPEGRVALVEFRAEDPAVPIKPLHKMTQAQCLKEFEANGYKLVGQFDELPWQHVLFFARDDSPLEEVDLKAWANAAP
- a CDS encoding ABC transporter permease encodes the protein MTTFLLRRFGWMLITLWVVFTVSFFLMRSVPGGPYDSERALEPEIEANIKKKYRLDLPLTEQYVYNLGETLSGDLGVSMKKDYTTNRLVSEALPVSAALGLLALAFAFSIGLVAGVVSAVFRGTFADFALMSIATVGIALPNFVVAGFAIILFVFILQWLPAAGWGSLDQLVLPALCLGAPYAAYVARIARTGMLDVLGQDHIRTARAKGLSPFVVVAKHALPTALLPVVSFLGPAVAGILTGSPVIEQIFAIPGLGWHFVQAAIDKDYPIAMGLVLLYTTLLYVMNLIVDLLYGVLDPRVEWK
- a CDS encoding ABC transporter permease, which produces MTPTPTQPTETGVSLTQDAWRRLKKSWAAMASLGTLVAVVLLAFFTPLLPLAPPDRDETPLMLTGPVVWPPLVEAFKFDAAQIETLAEPIAEAKSKLREALGEYSATRRSTDATDDEVEEKARQVLLARAAVDSQVQRPYASAGFPKLGPLARLMVCARYAIFGEWELNSVCGRDKLGRDLLSRIFWGARVSLIVGFVATLVSLVIGVTYGAVSGYAGGWVDDLMMRIVDVLYSIPFVFLVIFIISILSEESVKERLAGYGIDRITIFYFVVGAIYWLTMARVVRGQVVSLRNEQYVEAARSLGVSQTAIVFRHLVPNLLSIVLVYLTLTIPRVILFEAFLSFLGLGVEPPDVSWGLLANEGIQVITPVKIYWWLIVFPSVAIGATLFALNFLGDGLRDAFDPRMKGR